ATCCATGAAAGAATTGAAAAATTTAACAAAAACGGCTCAGGGAGAGGTTGTCTTTAGCTTAACTCAAAAACGCCCCCGAGTGGATTCACAAACGGTGATTGGTAAAGGGAAAGTAGAAGAACTAATACAATTAGTTGATGCTTATGAAGTAGATATCGTTATTTTCAACCATGAATTGACGCCAAGACAGAATCAGCTGATTGTTGAAGCTGTAGGAGTAAAAGTGATCGATCGAGTACAGTTGATCTTAGATATTTTTGCGATGCGGGCTCGTTCCAAAGAAGGCAAGCTACAAGTAGAATTGGCTCAATTGAATTATTTACTGCCTCGATTGGTTGGACAAGGGAAACAATTGTCCCGTTTAGGTGGAGGAATTGGTACAAGAGGCCCTGGAGAAACGAAACTTGAATCAGATCGGCGGCATATCCGCGATAAGATTATCGCAATCAAGCGTGAACTAAAAGAAGTGACAGCTCATCGCGAACGTAGTAGACAAAAACGTCACTCATCTGATCTGTTTCAAATTGGCTTGATTGGCTATACAAATGCAGGGAAATCAACGATCTTAAATTTGCTGACAACTGCAGGAGCCTATTCAGAAGATCAATTATTTGCGACCTTAGATCCGTTAACAAAAAAATGGCAGCTGCCGCAAGGAATGATTGTCACATTGACAGATACTGTAGGATTTATTCAGGATCTGCCAACGCAACTGATCGAAGCCTTCCAGTCAACGCTAGAGGAAAGCCGAGGGATGGATTTATTGCTACATGTGGTCGACGCGAGTGCTTATGAACGTTTGCAGCATGAACAAACGGTAGTGGAATTACTCGAAGGGTTAGATTTAGAGCAGATTCCCGTTTTAACCGTTTACAATAAAAGCGATCAAGTTGATGAAACTGAATTTGTACCGACGCTATTTCCTAATGTGTTGGTTTCAGCTAAAAGTACGGTAGGAAAAGAGCAGCTAACGAAAGCTGTCAGAGAAAAAATGATGGAGTTGCTTGTTCCATATGAATTTGATATCCCTTCAAATCAAGGACAACAATTAAGTGAATTGACGCGACGAACATTACTTTTATCGGAAACCTTTGAAGAAGAGAAAAATGCATATCATGTGAAAGGATTTGCTAAGAAAAATTCAAAATGGACGCGAGAGCTAGAAGAATAAATAACGATATATTTCTTTGCAAAACCTTAAATAAAACAATATAATCATATA
The Enterococcus silesiacus DNA segment above includes these coding regions:
- a CDS encoding GTPase HflX; the encoded protein is MGKIAEKVILVGVETEENYPRFEGSMKELKNLTKTAQGEVVFSLTQKRPRVDSQTVIGKGKVEELIQLVDAYEVDIVIFNHELTPRQNQLIVEAVGVKVIDRVQLILDIFAMRARSKEGKLQVELAQLNYLLPRLVGQGKQLSRLGGGIGTRGPGETKLESDRRHIRDKIIAIKRELKEVTAHRERSRQKRHSSDLFQIGLIGYTNAGKSTILNLLTTAGAYSEDQLFATLDPLTKKWQLPQGMIVTLTDTVGFIQDLPTQLIEAFQSTLEESRGMDLLLHVVDASAYERLQHEQTVVELLEGLDLEQIPVLTVYNKSDQVDETEFVPTLFPNVLVSAKSTVGKEQLTKAVREKMMELLVPYEFDIPSNQGQQLSELTRRTLLLSETFEEEKNAYHVKGFAKKNSKWTRELEE